In Elusimicrobiota bacterium, the genomic stretch AGCCCGCTTTATTATTATGCGATTAAGAAAGGGTTGCTTAAAGATTGCGAAGACTTTTATGAACACAAGCATTTAAATTCAGACTTACTTGCAATTAATTTTACAAAGTTAAGCGATAATGAATTCCATAGACTTTTATACGAAGCAAATAAAAAGCTGCTTGAAAAATACTTTTCCGTTCAATTAAAAAGCTCTCTCAAAAATGCAGAAAAAATCTATCTGGAGTTAGATTATTCTTTTAGGGGTTTCAGGCAGACATAATTAGAAGTCAATTACAAATAAACCTCCCCGCAGCCCGCCGCGGCGGACGCGGTATCAGATGTTCTCCTCTTTTGGAGACTGTGTCATATTCCCGTTTGCTGTCATCCCGAACTTGTTTCGGGATCTCGTCATCGTCGGAATACAGGATGCTGAAATAAATTCAGCATGACAAAAGGGGCTAATTTTAGCGGTTATGACACAGTCTCTTGCAAAGAGGGGTGAGGGGAAAGTCTTTGGACCGAGCCTGCCCTTCGATTTCACTCAGGGTGGTGAGCATAGTCGAACCACGAACGAGGAAGATTTATTACTAACAAATCCCTCTCCCGCCCACGGCGGGTCAGCCTTGGGCTGACAATCTCCCTTTTTCAAAGGGAGAAGTTATAGGTTACCCCGTAGCAAGCTACGGGGAATTGTCAAGTTAATTAATATGGAAACTTCAAATACCCATTCGCTAAAAAAACGCTATTTCTATAAACTCGTTTCTAATATTTTCGGGCTTGGAATAAATATTGTTACTGCGGGTATAACACCCAGGGGACTCGGGCCGAAAAATTATGGAGATTTCAATTTTTTATCAAGCGTCTTCCTCCAGATAAAGGGTTTCTTGGATATGGGTGTTTCGGTAGGATTTTATAACAAAATATCTCAGCGGCAGAATGAGCAGGGCCTTATTGCGTTTTATTTTCATTTCCTTACGATCGCATCCTGTCTTATTTTTCTTTTTATAATGGTTTTGCATGGTACCGGTTTGTACACGCTGGTTTTTCCTGATCAAAAACTTATTTTCATTTACATGTCGGCAATCCTTATCATTCTTACATGGTTTGGCCAGGGTTTTGACCAGATGACCGATGCCTTCGGGCTTACGATATATTCTGAACGCGCTCGAATGCTTCAAAAAGCTCTGGGCGCGGGATTACTTATCGTGCTTTTTCTTTATCAGATTCTTACTTTGCGGAACTATTTTTACTATCAATACTTTAATCAAATCGTTCTGACGGGTATGTTTATCTGGGTCATTAATACAAATAAAGGCTTAATTAAAAAGCAATGGAAATTGACTCTTTCGCAGATCAAGACTTATTTCTTTGAATTTTATCACTACAGTTTTCCGATTTTCGTTGAAGCAAGTATCGGTACGGTAGCCGTATTCTTTGACCGATGGCTTTTGCAGATTTTTGGAGGAAGTATTCAACAGGGCTTTTACAGTTTTTCATACAATATTGGAGCTCTTTGTTTTCTTTTCACCGGAGCAATGACGCCTTTACTATCCAGAGAGTACGCAATAGCGCATGCTAATAATGACATTAAGAAAATGGCTTTATTGTTCCGCAGGTTTGTCCCCGTGTTTTATTCTCTTGCCGCTTTTTTTTCTTGTTTTGTGATTATTCAGTCAGAGAAAATAGTTTATATATTGGGCGGTAACGCGTATAAAACCGCGAATCTTGCGGTGAAAATCATGGCGATATATCCAATCTTCCAAGTTTACGGACAGCTAAGTACGTCTGTACTGCTTGCCGCAGGTAAAACAAAACTTTACAGAAACATAGGGATCTTTTCATCTATTGCCGGATTGCTGTTAACTTTTTTCTTTTTGGCTCCGACGAAGTATTTCGGATTAAATGCCGGGGCAAATGGGTTAGCCGTAAAAATGGTTTTAATTGTGTTTGTAGTGGTAAATGTATTTCTTTTTTATATATCAAAATTCCTTGGCATATCATTTTGGAAATATCTGGCTCACCAGGCGGTTTCTTTTGGGAGCCTTCTAGTGGCTTCTTTCTCCGTTTCTATTCTTGTTGATAGTATTTTAAAACTTAATGGGAATGTCATAGTTAATTTTATAATTTCCGGCTCTATATACACTTCAATTGTTTTGCTTATTGCGTATAAATACCCTGTTTTATTTGGTTTGAAAAACGAAGATATTAATTATGCAGTGAACTTCATTCGAAAAAAAGTATCTGAATTGAAGCCACATGAATAGATAAGAAAGATTATGATTAAGAAAGTAATATTATTATTAGAATCGCCGTTTAATAAAAGAGATTATAAAAGATTTGGTATTGAAATACTTCAGCAGAATGGGTTTAAAGTGGAGGTTTGGGATTTATCTCCGGTATTTTATCCAAAAATGAATTTGATTCCACCTGACCCGGTTGAATTCCACGGACTACGGATATTTAAGAATAAGGCAGAAGTTAATACGGCTCTTAAGGAATTAACTTCTGATGATATGATAATAACATGGTTCGTTTATCCAAGGTTTTTTTGGTTATATAAAGGAATAAGCAGGAGCAAAGCCCGGTATTCGTCAATGGTTTTGGTTTCGGTTCCTCCCTATTACGGAGAAGGAAATTCTCCAGCTAAGAAAAGTCTTTTTAATCGAATTCTTAATGTTTTAAAGAGACCCCAGCAATTAATAAGTAAAATCATCTTTATCAAAAATAAGATATTTACTTCTATCCCGTACAAATGCTTAAGCATAAAACCTATCGCATTTTGGTTTGCGGCAGTAGCAGATAATTTAAAGACTAATCTATTCCCGTGTGATAAAACAACAAAAGTAGTATTTCTTCATGTTTTTGATTATGATTTATATCTTGAAAAACAGAAGAAAATATCTGTAAACTATGAAAACAATGCAGTATTTCTTGATTTATATGCTCCATTCCATGAAGATAACGATATCTGCGGTTTGCCTCAATTGATAACAGCTGAAAAATATTATCCAAGCCTCTGCAAATTTTTTGATTATGTGGAAAAAGAACAAAGTACAAAAGTTGATATTGCTGCGCATCCGAGGTCTCATTATAATGATCATCCTGACTACTTTAATAAAAGGACATTACGAGTAGGTCAGACTATTGAAATGGTAAGGGACGCTAAATTCGTTATTACCCATGATAGCGCGTCTTTTAATTTTGCAATCATGTATTATAAACCGATGATTTTCATTATTACGGAAGAGATGGTGCGGAATAATTTAACGGCAATGGTATATAATATGGCTTCCTGGTTTGGGAAAAAACCAATAAATATTGATAAACCATATTGTATTGATTGGGAGAAAGAATTGACAGTTAATAAGCTGCAGTATGACAAGTATATTAAAACATTCATAAAAACGGAAGGTACCGAGCAAAAATATGCCTGGGAAATAGTTGCCGATAAATTGAAAACAGAAGCATAATTAGGAGACAAATTTAATGCTTACCATAAATAGATTTCCAAACACGGGTCTGTTCGCTTCATTGAACGGAATGCAGATTCCCGAAGATAAAAAGAAGTATTATTTTAAGCTTCTGCAGAATATTTTTAATGGGACCTATAATCTTGAACATCTCAATAAATGTAATTGCGGTTCTGCGGATTTAGAGGTATTGAGCATCCACGACAGATTTTCCCTGCCATTCGGCACATTAATTTGCAGGGCATGCGGTCTTATACAGCTATCACCGCGTTTGACTGAAAAGGATTTGCCCGGCTTCTATGAAGAAATCTATTGGGGATTGGTCCTTGGGGAAAACAATGACGAACTATCAACCGGCGACAGCGGGATGGCGATTAAAATATATGATTTTATGCATAAATATCTGTCTGAATCTTTTAAAAATAAAATATTATCTATAATTGAAGTGGGTTGTGGAAGCGGAGTAAAACTTAGCGAAATTAAAAAGCAATTTGCACGTAATGGTATTCAAAGCAATGTTATTGGCTGTGATTATTCGGAAAATGCCCTATCAATAGCAAGGAAAAAGAATATAGAGGTGTTCCAGGGCGGAATAGAATCCTTGATCGGCAAGAGGGCAGATCTTGTAATCTTAAGTCATGTCGTTGAACATTTTTATAACATCAAAGCAGAATTTGAAAAAATAAAGGGATTATTGAACAAAGGAGCTTATGTATATATTGAAGTTCCGGGTGTCTGTGATTTAGTGAATAAAAGTGAATATAATTACAGCTACCCGATATATTCAGTTATGGCACATATGTATAATTTCAATCTTACCTCGCTGCGGTCGGTAATTGAACCTTTGGGTTTCCAGTTTATTGACGGCAGTGAATTTGTAAGAAGCCTCTTCCTGTATGATCCGTCACATAAGGCGAACGTTGATATTTCGCAT encodes the following:
- a CDS encoding oligosaccharide flippase family protein — protein: METSNTHSLKKRYFYKLVSNIFGLGINIVTAGITPRGLGPKNYGDFNFLSSVFLQIKGFLDMGVSVGFYNKISQRQNEQGLIAFYFHFLTIASCLIFLFIMVLHGTGLYTLVFPDQKLIFIYMSAILIILTWFGQGFDQMTDAFGLTIYSERARMLQKALGAGLLIVLFLYQILTLRNYFYYQYFNQIVLTGMFIWVINTNKGLIKKQWKLTLSQIKTYFFEFYHYSFPIFVEASIGTVAVFFDRWLLQIFGGSIQQGFYSFSYNIGALCFLFTGAMTPLLSREYAIAHANNDIKKMALLFRRFVPVFYSLAAFFSCFVIIQSEKIVYILGGNAYKTANLAVKIMAIYPIFQVYGQLSTSVLLAAGKTKLYRNIGIFSSIAGLLLTFFFLAPTKYFGLNAGANGLAVKMVLIVFVVVNVFLFYISKFLGISFWKYLAHQAVSFGSLLVASFSVSILVDSILKLNGNVIVNFIISGSIYTSIVLLIAYKYPVLFGLKNEDINYAVNFIRKKVSELKPHE
- a CDS encoding class I SAM-dependent methyltransferase; this encodes MLTINRFPNTGLFASLNGMQIPEDKKKYYFKLLQNIFNGTYNLEHLNKCNCGSADLEVLSIHDRFSLPFGTLICRACGLIQLSPRLTEKDLPGFYEEIYWGLVLGENNDELSTGDSGMAIKIYDFMHKYLSESFKNKILSIIEVGCGSGVKLSEIKKQFARNGIQSNVIGCDYSENALSIARKKNIEVFQGGIESLIGKRADLVILSHVVEHFYNIKAEFEKIKGLLNKGAYVYIEVPGVCDLVNKSEYNYSYPIYSVMAHMYNFNLTSLRSVIEPLGFQFIDGSEFVRSLFLYDPSHKANVDISHNYEYTIQCLKAAENKRTMKLPLHRRIKRKFKYILNKVF